The DNA segment ATTGCATGTGAATAATTTAATTTTAAATCAAATGCCTGAATATCAATTGTTGAATTTAATTGACTTAATTGATCTTTTGCTGTGTCTACTTTAGCTTGACCAATCTGATTTTCACGATAGAGAACTTGACGTTGTAGATTAGATATCTCGATGCGATCAAAGTCAACTAAGCCAAGTTTTCCAATGCCAGATGCAGCAAGATATAAGGCGACAGGTGCACCAATACCACCACAACCAATGATTAAAACAGAAGCATCTTCTAGTTTTTGTTGGCCATTGATGCCAATCACTGGGAAATGGCGTTGATAGCGTTGATAATCCATTTTAAAGCCTCCTTCTAGCCACCTTGTAATGGTGTAACTAGATTTAATTGATCACCATCTTTAAGCTTAATGCTATGGTATTGCTCTGGATAAAGTACAATTTCATTAAGGGAAATTAAGCCATAACCAATATCAATTTTCTTGTCATTTAAATAATCAGAAACAGAACAAGGTGTTTTTACTGCAGAGATTACTCCGTTATAAGTAATTTCAATCATCGCTTTAAAACCCTAAGTTTAATATCCATTTAAAATTTCACTGAATCATACGTGTTATTTTGACCGAACTCAAGATAGATGACTTATCATTAGGTTTGAAGCTTGTTATTTATCAGATGAATTTGCTATGCTAAATGACATAAACTGTATTTAATCAAATCACATAGGGATTACGTTTTGAAATTAGGAAGGCTATCTATTTAT comes from the bacterium SCSIO 12844 genome and includes:
- the thiS gene encoding sulfur carrier protein ThiS codes for the protein MIEITYNGVISAVKTPCSVSDYLNDKKIDIGYGLISLNEIVLYPEQYHSIKLKDGDQLNLVTPLQGG